A stretch of Imperialibacter roseus DNA encodes these proteins:
- a CDS encoding TonB-dependent receptor, with protein sequence MKRTLLLGLCLIFSALHAFAQEKVTVNGYVKDAANGEDLFGANVLVKEIGDGAVTNFYGFYSITLPPGTYTLEYRYVGYETLVKTVDLKANVRMDVEIRSEQQQLQEVVVSAEREDQNVTSIEMSVAKLDMQTITKVPAFAGEVDVLKTIQLLPGVSTVGEGASGFNVRGGSVGQNLVLLDEAPVFNSSHLLGFFSVFNPDAVKDIKLYKGAIPSRYGGRISSILDIRMKEGNNKSYDVAGGIGTIFSRLAVEGPIQKEKSSFIIAGRRSYADVLAKPFTDVLDDGAQLYFYDLTVKTNFDINEKNRVFASGYFGRDKFLFDARQGFDWGNKTATIRWNHLFNDRLFSNFTAFYSNYDYSLAFGENDIDKFEWTSEISTFNFKPEFSYFINTNNELSFGGDVTVYQFDPANALGVSNGEVSNISLDRKFGMESAVYAGNEQKLSPALTVNYGLRLSSFSYMGPGQYYEYDSPEPGVRKTVTSISEADNLETIQTYFNLEPRASFSLLVDPTSSIKGSYNRTAQYVHLISNTVASNPLDVWTPSTNNIEPQTGQQVSLGYFRNFNDNMIEASVETYYRATKNQIDYIDGADLLINPYLEGDLLSGIGRAYGVELYVQKKKGKLNGWVSYTLGRTELKVDGINNNNWYATRYDQTHNVKVAAFYDVTPRLSFSANFSYITGTPTTFPTDRFEWQDYVVPYNYGNGRNNVRIPDYHRFDLGATLNGKTVKRNGKPRKVTDQFVLSVYNVYNRRNPFSIYFTQGRDRPVAGEPLPTEAIRVAIIGSIFPSITYNFKF encoded by the coding sequence ATGAAAAGAACTTTATTGCTCGGGCTCTGCCTGATTTTTAGTGCACTACACGCATTCGCCCAGGAAAAGGTAACTGTCAACGGCTATGTAAAAGACGCCGCCAACGGAGAAGACCTTTTCGGTGCCAATGTGCTTGTGAAAGAAATTGGTGACGGTGCTGTCACCAACTTTTATGGCTTTTATTCCATTACGCTGCCGCCAGGCACCTACACCCTGGAATACAGGTATGTGGGGTATGAAACACTTGTGAAAACGGTAGATCTAAAAGCTAATGTGAGAATGGACGTGGAGATCCGATCCGAACAGCAGCAACTGCAGGAAGTGGTGGTATCGGCTGAGCGGGAAGACCAAAATGTAACCAGCATCGAGATGAGCGTAGCAAAGCTCGACATGCAAACCATCACCAAAGTGCCGGCATTTGCTGGTGAGGTCGACGTGCTGAAAACGATACAGCTGCTACCGGGCGTAAGTACCGTTGGCGAAGGTGCTTCGGGCTTCAACGTGCGTGGCGGTTCGGTTGGTCAAAACCTGGTGCTGCTCGATGAAGCTCCGGTGTTTAACTCTTCTCACTTACTGGGCTTCTTTTCGGTCTTCAATCCCGATGCTGTCAAAGACATAAAGCTTTACAAAGGCGCCATACCTTCCCGATACGGAGGAAGAATCTCCTCTATCCTTGATATAAGGATGAAAGAGGGGAACAATAAATCTTATGATGTGGCTGGTGGCATTGGCACCATTTTCAGCCGCCTGGCGGTAGAAGGGCCTATTCAAAAAGAAAAGTCGTCGTTCATCATCGCTGGCAGGCGTTCATATGCCGATGTGCTGGCCAAGCCATTCACAGATGTGCTGGACGACGGTGCGCAACTCTATTTCTACGACCTGACGGTGAAAACCAACTTCGATATCAACGAGAAGAACAGGGTATTTGCTTCAGGCTATTTTGGAAGGGATAAGTTCTTGTTCGACGCCCGCCAGGGGTTTGACTGGGGCAATAAAACTGCCACCATCCGCTGGAACCATTTGTTCAACGACAGGCTGTTTTCAAACTTCACTGCATTCTACAGCAACTACGACTACTCTCTGGCCTTTGGTGAAAACGACATCGATAAGTTCGAGTGGACATCAGAAATATCCACTTTCAACTTCAAACCAGAGTTCAGCTACTTCATCAATACCAACAACGAGTTGAGCTTTGGTGGCGATGTAACAGTGTATCAGTTCGATCCGGCCAACGCCCTGGGTGTGAGCAATGGCGAGGTGAGCAATATCAGCCTGGATCGAAAATTTGGAATGGAAAGCGCCGTGTATGCAGGTAACGAACAGAAACTGTCGCCGGCACTCACCGTCAACTATGGCCTTCGCCTCTCGTCGTTTAGCTATATGGGGCCTGGTCAATATTATGAGTACGACTCACCTGAGCCAGGCGTCAGAAAAACCGTGACCTCGATTTCGGAGGCGGATAACCTGGAAACTATTCAAACATATTTTAACCTGGAGCCCAGGGCTTCCTTTTCGCTGTTGGTAGATCCAACAAGCTCTATCAAGGGTAGCTATAACAGAACCGCTCAGTATGTTCACCTCATTTCCAACACTGTAGCCAGCAATCCGCTGGACGTTTGGACACCGAGCACCAACAACATTGAGCCGCAAACAGGCCAGCAGGTATCGCTGGGTTACTTCCGCAACTTCAACGACAATATGATTGAAGCGTCGGTAGAGACCTACTACCGTGCAACCAAAAACCAGATTGACTACATCGACGGTGCCGATTTGTTGATCAATCCCTATCTGGAAGGCGATCTGTTGAGCGGTATAGGAAGGGCCTACGGCGTAGAGCTATACGTTCAGAAAAAGAAAGGGAAATTGAACGGATGGGTAAGCTATACGCTTGGAAGAACCGAGCTAAAAGTAGATGGTATTAACAACAACAACTGGTATGCTACACGCTACGACCAAACCCACAATGTGAAAGTAGCGGCTTTCTATGATGTAACACCAAGACTATCATTTTCAGCCAACTTCAGCTACATCACCGGTACGCCCACCACCTTCCCCACCGACAGGTTTGAGTGGCAGGACTACGTGGTGCCTTACAATTACGGCAATGGCCGAAACAATGTAAGAATCCCAGATTACCACCGCTTCGATCTTGGTGCGACACTCAATGGAAAAACAGTAAAAAGAAACGGGAAACCGAGAAAGGTAACAGATCAATTCGTTCTATCTGTGTACAATGTGTACAACAGAAGAAATCCATTCTCGATCTATTTCACTCAGGGGAGAGACCGGCCGGTTGCAGGCGAACCTCTGCCCACCGAGGCAATTCGTGTTGCTATCATTGGTTCCATTTTTCCTTCTATCACTTACAACTTCAAGTTTTGA
- a CDS encoding TolB-like translocation protein — protein MTRALLSFISASFLALSAIAQPSTEVYLFELKANGGAMSISNPVNVSSNPGRYDNQPSFSQKTGELFFVSQDATPQIDIFIYNPARGTKTNFSNNASNEYSPTLTPDCKFISCIREVDGTQLLWKFPIRKGEPTMVVPDLVIGYHAWRDDNTLVSFVLGEPQTLQVSDLSAKTNKIVASNIGRSIHKIPGSKLISFLQNREGQPALIQSLDTETGKIETICEAMADSQDMAWTPDGKIIMGQGSKLFMWSPSTKAWTEVADLASTFQLKDITRLAVSPKGDRIAIVVSE, from the coding sequence ATGACACGAGCCCTTCTCTCCTTTATTTCGGCCTCCTTCCTCGCACTATCAGCCATTGCCCAGCCATCCACTGAGGTTTACCTTTTCGAGCTGAAAGCCAATGGCGGAGCGATGAGCATTTCCAACCCCGTCAACGTTTCTTCCAACCCCGGCCGTTACGACAATCAGCCTTCCTTTTCTCAAAAAACAGGAGAACTCTTCTTTGTGTCTCAGGACGCCACTCCACAGATCGACATCTTCATCTACAATCCTGCCAGGGGCACCAAAACCAATTTCTCGAACAACGCCTCTAACGAATACTCTCCTACGCTCACACCCGACTGCAAATTCATCTCCTGCATCAGAGAGGTAGACGGCACGCAGCTGCTATGGAAGTTTCCCATCAGGAAAGGCGAGCCGACGATGGTAGTGCCCGACCTTGTGATCGGCTATCATGCCTGGAGAGATGACAACACGCTGGTGTCGTTTGTGCTGGGCGAACCGCAAACGCTTCAGGTGTCTGACCTGTCTGCCAAAACGAACAAAATCGTCGCCAGTAATATTGGCCGCTCTATCCACAAAATCCCCGGCAGCAAACTCATCAGCTTTCTGCAAAACCGGGAAGGCCAGCCGGCGCTGATCCAGTCGCTTGACACTGAAACCGGAAAAATTGAAACGATTTGCGAAGCGATGGCCGACTCACAAGACATGGCCTGGACGCCCGATGGCAAAATCATTATGGGCCAGGGCAGCAAACTTTTCATGTGGTCTCCATCTACAAAAGCCTGGACAGAGGTCGCTGACCTTGCCAGCACTTTCCAACTGAAGGACATCACACGCCTGGCCGTTAGCCCAAAGGGGGACAGAATTGCCATTGTTGTAAGTGAATAA
- a CDS encoding dihydrofolate reductase family protein, translating to MRKVVAAINLTIDGFCDHTAGIADEEIHDHYTALLNNSDVILYGRTTYELMQFWQTLLEKPSGEQSMDDFAKVIDRIPKIIFSTTLKDTGWATATLADEPLKETVLKLKQQSGGDILIGCRSLIDALANLNLIDEYQLCIHPVIIGKGLPLFDQINERTVFKLLKTKIFGAGATLLYYQRA from the coding sequence ATGAGAAAAGTAGTTGCAGCAATCAACCTTACCATTGATGGGTTTTGCGACCATACCGCTGGCATAGCCGACGAAGAAATACACGACCATTATACTGCCCTGCTCAACAACTCAGATGTGATACTCTACGGCCGGACAACCTATGAGCTTATGCAGTTCTGGCAAACGCTGCTGGAAAAGCCTTCGGGTGAGCAATCAATGGACGATTTTGCCAAGGTCATTGACCGGATCCCTAAAATTATTTTCTCTACCACCCTGAAAGACACCGGGTGGGCTACAGCGACATTGGCAGATGAGCCTCTGAAGGAAACGGTTTTGAAATTGAAACAACAGTCCGGAGGAGATATTTTGATTGGCTGCCGAAGCCTGATTGATGCACTGGCCAATCTTAATTTGATTGACGAATACCAGCTCTGCATTCACCCTGTGATCATAGGAAAAGGCCTGCCGCTGTTTGATCAAATAAATGAGAGGACTGTTTTTAAACTTTTGAAAACAAAGATTTTCGGAGCTGGCGCCACCCTGCTTTATTATCAAAGGGCTTGA
- a CDS encoding VOC family protein translates to MAKSKLMEMHNVGIVVESLDSAIAFFSEIGLTLEGRMMVEGEWAGRVTGLGHQSVEVAMMVTPDGHSRLELSRFITPPTVADHRTAPVNALGYLRVMFRVVHLDELVTRLMTKHNAQLVGEVMQYENVYRLCYIRGTEGLLIGLAEELEAK, encoded by the coding sequence ATGGCGAAAAGTAAATTGATGGAAATGCACAATGTCGGCATTGTGGTAGAGTCCCTTGACAGCGCAATCGCTTTTTTCAGTGAAATAGGGCTGACCCTTGAAGGGCGAATGATGGTGGAGGGTGAGTGGGCAGGGCGTGTAACCGGGCTCGGCCATCAGTCCGTGGAGGTTGCAATGATGGTTACGCCCGACGGGCACAGCCGACTTGAGCTTTCACGGTTTATCACCCCTCCTACTGTCGCCGACCACAGAACTGCCCCGGTGAATGCCCTGGGCTATTTGCGGGTCATGTTCAGAGTGGTGCACCTTGACGAGCTGGTGACCAGACTGATGACCAAACATAACGCCCAACTTGTTGGTGAAGTGATGCAGTATGAGAATGTCTACCGGCTGTGCTACATACGTGGCACGGAAGGCCTTCTCATTGGCCTTGCCGAAGAACTTGAAGCAAAATAA
- a CDS encoding helix-turn-helix domain-containing protein codes for MKTYTLGEAKDELIGKRGTPEREQYEFELKLDLVGDMIQQARKQRNLTQEELGALIGVKKAQISRLENNTGNITLETVLKVFNALGAKVNFNIQMMNHQIDVA; via the coding sequence ATGAAAACATACACATTGGGTGAAGCAAAAGACGAACTAATCGGCAAACGAGGAACTCCAGAACGTGAACAATACGAGTTTGAGCTTAAACTTGACCTTGTTGGAGATATGATTCAGCAAGCTCGAAAACAGCGCAACCTAACTCAAGAAGAACTAGGTGCACTTATTGGAGTGAAGAAAGCACAAATTTCACGGTTGGAAAACAATACTGGTAACATCACATTGGAAACTGTTTTGAAAGTTTTCAATGCTCTTGGAGCCAAAGTGAATTTCAACATCCAGATGATGAACCATCAGATCGACGTGGCCTAA
- a CDS encoding type II toxin-antitoxin system RelE/ParE family toxin, with protein sequence MIKRFETVLLEEAMEFLRKQDLKSKNKILQNIERASQKTDPKLFKKLQGEIWEFRTLYAGLQYRLLAFWDKTDKGATLVLATHGAIKKTSKMDKKEIDKAERIRQQYFKGKQS encoded by the coding sequence ATGATAAAGAGATTTGAGACAGTTTTACTGGAAGAGGCCATGGAATTCCTGCGAAAGCAGGACCTGAAGTCTAAGAACAAAATCTTGCAAAACATTGAACGAGCAAGTCAGAAAACTGACCCGAAACTATTTAAGAAGTTGCAAGGAGAAATTTGGGAATTCAGAACGTTGTATGCTGGACTTCAGTATCGGTTGCTGGCATTTTGGGACAAAACTGATAAAGGAGCTACACTTGTTCTAGCAACACATGGAGCAATTAAGAAAACCAGTAAAATGGATAAGAAAGAAATAGACAAGGCAGAACGGATTAGACAACAGTATTTTAAAGGTAAGCAGTCATGA
- a CDS encoding serine hydrolase domain-containing protein, with translation MKSRLSVLFAMLFPYLIWAQQFKGYTLDEIQAIHADFDIHQQSNKGGDFTRYINSHMSEFWPHQIVARRGAIRQLGHNLREDVKQFVTKTIEGEISLDEYVKSPLVDGMIILHKGKIVFEEYPHMKDYYKHHSFSVTKPYVSTIIALLEMDGKIDVHRPVSAYLTELEGTDWGAVPIIDVLDMTSGMGIDDNLFAQIFFNENGWIGNDNSKGGPSAQLAPMKKTGPSGQIYEYFSINSEVLGWIIERITNKTAVQLIEERIWQKMGAESDALMFLPNSNDRMYMGGLSATLRDHARFGLLFTPSGRVAPYDFIPEDYIKKIQQGGRPEIIKRAGPIDLFIYDDPITAEHLVDGEPPRHSTYQWDVVMNDGDFFKEGGGGQGLYVSPSRDLVIAYFGTRGFDSEGHILLNNLHQIARQLSKSGLFDK, from the coding sequence ATGAAATCACGACTATCGGTTCTTTTTGCAATGCTTTTTCCTTATTTAATTTGGGCTCAACAATTTAAGGGCTACACTTTGGATGAAATTCAAGCCATTCATGCTGATTTTGACATTCATCAACAATCGAATAAAGGGGGGGATTTCACTCGTTATATAAATTCACATATGTCTGAATTTTGGCCACATCAGATTGTTGCCCGACGGGGCGCAATCCGACAACTGGGTCACAATTTAAGGGAGGATGTGAAGCAATTCGTGACTAAAACTATAGAAGGAGAGATATCACTGGACGAATATGTAAAAAGTCCTTTAGTAGACGGCATGATTATTTTGCATAAAGGCAAAATTGTGTTTGAAGAATATCCCCACATGAAAGATTACTACAAGCATCATAGTTTTTCAGTAACCAAACCCTATGTTTCTACCATCATTGCCTTGTTAGAGATGGACGGCAAAATAGATGTTCACAGACCTGTTTCGGCATATTTAACAGAACTGGAGGGTACTGATTGGGGAGCAGTTCCCATTATTGATGTATTGGACATGACCTCAGGAATGGGGATTGATGACAATCTTTTTGCTCAAATATTCTTCAATGAAAATGGCTGGATTGGAAATGACAATTCCAAGGGCGGTCCATCTGCCCAGCTTGCCCCCATGAAAAAGACAGGGCCGTCAGGCCAAATTTATGAATATTTCTCTATCAACTCCGAGGTTCTGGGTTGGATCATCGAGCGAATTACAAATAAAACGGCCGTTCAACTGATAGAGGAAAGAATATGGCAAAAAATGGGTGCAGAATCTGATGCCTTGATGTTTTTACCGAACTCGAACGATAGGATGTATATGGGAGGACTCAGTGCCACCTTGAGAGACCATGCCCGCTTTGGACTGTTGTTCACTCCATCGGGTAGAGTTGCCCCTTATGATTTTATACCAGAAGATTACATAAAGAAAATACAGCAGGGTGGCCGACCTGAAATTATTAAAAGGGCAGGCCCGATTGATCTTTTCATTTATGATGATCCAATTACAGCTGAACATTTAGTAGATGGTGAGCCTCCAAGACATTCTACTTACCAATGGGATGTAGTTATGAACGATGGCGATTTTTTCAAAGAGGGAGGTGGCGGACAGGGGTTGTACGTTTCGCCAAGTCGCGATTTAGTCATCGCATATTTTGGCACTCGTGGATTTGACAGCGAGGGACACATTTTACTCAATAACCTGCATCAAATAGCCCGGCAGCTCTCAAAATCTGGACTGTTTGATAAATAA
- a CDS encoding APC family permease, with product MKEPQTMSNTLKRTLGLTTLIAIGVGQVIGQGAFVSLLQGVGISGTGFLIAMLIAFALTLGHAFTFSELSLMMPKAGGISTYTEVAAGHLPAIVVTIGGYLSLAVFAGAADLFLLDFVFSFLYPSSIPQIGLWIYLIIVFLNILGVDVFASVQNLVAYTMLIALLIIGFKGVSSSETQDIPFANLFTNLDSINWNILSLTMFAMWAFLGIEFMCPMIEETIQPEKNVPKAMFITLFILLLIYGLVALAGYHKVPGKELVDSQIPHWLLVKSIFGESGRFIMAFIVITAAGSSFSTGIASISRMLYGMSKNNQLPGIFGVVHPKFKTPWFGIFFQCGLAVSVYLAFQNSQNVVILLMISAAALWLLVYIMAHVDLIILRKKYPKLSRPYRSPLFPVFQIMGIIAMIYLIINNSPSPEMTKGVYLNAALFVGVTALYAVLWIKYRMKKPYFKGEPIEKVL from the coding sequence ATGAAAGAACCTCAAACTATGAGCAACACACTTAAACGAACGCTTGGACTGACTACGTTAATCGCAATAGGCGTAGGACAAGTGATTGGACAGGGTGCTTTTGTTTCTCTGTTACAAGGAGTGGGAATTAGTGGTACAGGATTTCTGATTGCTATGCTTATCGCTTTTGCCTTGACGCTAGGCCATGCTTTTACGTTTTCTGAATTGTCACTTATGATGCCCAAAGCTGGAGGAATCAGTACATATACCGAAGTAGCTGCTGGTCACCTTCCGGCTATTGTTGTTACCATTGGAGGCTATTTAAGTCTTGCCGTTTTTGCAGGAGCTGCTGATTTATTTTTACTGGATTTTGTATTTAGCTTTCTCTACCCAAGCTCTATTCCGCAAATTGGATTATGGATTTACCTTATCATCGTTTTCCTTAATATTTTAGGGGTTGATGTTTTTGCTTCAGTGCAGAATCTGGTAGCATATACCATGCTTATAGCGCTTTTAATTATAGGATTTAAAGGAGTAAGCAGTTCAGAAACGCAGGACATTCCTTTTGCGAACTTGTTTACTAATCTGGATTCAATAAACTGGAACATACTTTCCCTTACGATGTTTGCTATGTGGGCTTTTCTGGGAATAGAATTCATGTGCCCTATGATAGAAGAAACCATTCAACCGGAGAAGAATGTACCCAAGGCAATGTTTATTACTTTATTTATTTTATTGCTTATTTACGGTTTAGTAGCGCTGGCTGGATATCACAAAGTTCCAGGGAAAGAGTTGGTTGATAGTCAAATTCCACATTGGTTACTTGTCAAATCCATCTTTGGAGAAAGTGGAAGGTTCATTATGGCTTTCATAGTGATTACTGCAGCAGGCAGTTCCTTTAGTACCGGGATCGCCTCTATATCTCGAATGCTTTATGGGATGTCCAAAAACAATCAACTGCCAGGTATTTTCGGAGTAGTACATCCGAAATTCAAAACACCCTGGTTTGGCATCTTTTTCCAATGTGGTCTCGCCGTTTCAGTATATCTTGCCTTTCAAAACTCACAAAACGTTGTGATCCTTTTGATGATTTCTGCTGCGGCCCTGTGGTTATTGGTTTACATCATGGCGCATGTTGATCTTATCATATTGAGAAAAAAATATCCAAAATTATCTCGTCCGTATCGATCTCCACTTTTTCCTGTTTTTCAAATAATGGGAATTATTGCTATGATCTACTTGATCATTAATAATTCTCCTTCACCCGAAATGACAAAAGGTGTCTATCTGAATGCGGCCTTGTTTGTAGGGGTCACAGCACTGTATGCGGTTCTCTGGATAAAATACAGGATGAAGAAGCCCTACTTTAAAGGGGAGCCAATCGAGAAGGTTCTATAA
- a CDS encoding creatininase family protein: MKFEIYLTTILIILCSACNGPKSPESLPKAKNSEKIYTLVEMSHADISQLDKEKTVVLLQGGILEEHGPHLPVWSDGYISMQATRDVAQIIADSTDLNVLIFPIVPLGTAGFNGVGGKDIYPGTYAVTFSVLRAIFMNLATELGEQGFSKIMVIHIHGTQEHSLAIDQACEYFDDTYDGFMVNLFSLAGINWYQDDKFKSEEEISEDPWAVHADMFETSLTLYLVPDLVKDRHKEQEPLSYESWEDILQLSSESDWQGYVGSPRLASQELGKKIMHAWSSALGSIAIRIIKGEDYSVMSKWSDGHEPGKHSREIDDQHEKWLRSKGYLYTR; this comes from the coding sequence ATGAAGTTCGAAATATATCTGACTACTATTCTGATTATCCTGTGTTCAGCTTGCAATGGGCCTAAGTCACCAGAATCTCTACCGAAGGCTAAGAATTCTGAAAAGATCTACACATTGGTAGAGATGTCTCATGCTGATATCAGTCAATTAGACAAAGAGAAAACTGTGGTATTGCTTCAAGGAGGTATTCTCGAAGAGCATGGGCCTCATTTACCGGTTTGGTCGGACGGTTACATCAGTATGCAAGCAACCAGGGACGTTGCTCAGATCATTGCAGACAGCACGGATTTAAATGTATTAATATTTCCAATCGTCCCACTGGGGACAGCCGGATTCAATGGCGTTGGTGGCAAGGATATTTATCCTGGAACATATGCGGTTACATTTTCCGTATTGCGTGCCATATTCATGAATTTGGCAACTGAACTTGGAGAACAAGGATTCAGTAAAATAATGGTTATCCACATTCATGGTACTCAGGAGCACAGTTTGGCGATTGATCAAGCTTGTGAATATTTCGATGATACCTATGATGGATTTATGGTCAACCTCTTTTCCCTTGCGGGTATCAATTGGTATCAGGATGATAAATTCAAATCAGAGGAAGAAATCAGTGAAGATCCGTGGGCTGTACATGCCGACATGTTTGAAACCTCTTTGACTTTATATCTGGTGCCGGATCTGGTAAAAGATAGACATAAGGAACAAGAGCCGTTATCTTATGAGTCATGGGAAGATATTCTGCAATTAAGCAGCGAGTCTGATTGGCAGGGATATGTAGGTTCCCCACGTCTTGCTTCACAAGAACTTGGAAAAAAAATCATGCATGCATGGTCATCAGCCCTTGGTAGTATTGCAATTAGAATTATTAAAGGTGAGGATTATTCAGTAATGAGCAAATGGTCTGATGGTCATGAACCTGGAAAGCATAGCAGGGAAATCGATGACCAACATGAAAAATGGTTGAGGTCTAAAGGATATTTATACACTCGCTAA
- a CDS encoding helix-turn-helix domain-containing protein produces MKEHITTFDEHLDARYGTIGTKERANFEIKAKAFAIGEIIRDARKEAHLTQEQLAERTGTKKSFISRIENGQSDIQLSTLYKLMEIGLGKRVTLTIG; encoded by the coding sequence ATGAAAGAGCATATAACCACATTCGATGAACACCTTGACGCTCGTTACGGTACAATTGGCACAAAGGAGCGAGCGAACTTTGAGATCAAGGCCAAGGCTTTTGCTATTGGCGAGATAATTCGAGACGCAAGAAAAGAAGCACACCTTACACAAGAACAACTTGCAGAACGAACTGGGACGAAGAAAAGCTTCATCTCCAGAATTGAAAATGGACAGAGTGACATTCAACTGTCTACGCTCTACAAGCTTATGGAAATCGGCCTGGGCAAAAGGGTGACTTTAACAATAGGCTGA
- a CDS encoding type II toxin-antitoxin system RelE/ParE family toxin, whose translation MQQKRQLVFFKHHFRDFFEPLSDKLKDKIDQVLFLIRIAERIPTKFFKHLTGTDGLFEIRVEFQSNIYRIFCCFDEGNLVVLFNGFQKKSRKTPKNEIDKALMIKDEYFELKSKSK comes from the coding sequence GTGCAACAAAAACGGCAGCTGGTATTCTTCAAGCATCATTTCCGAGACTTCTTCGAGCCTCTGAGTGATAAGCTGAAAGACAAAATCGATCAGGTTCTATTCTTGATTCGAATTGCGGAGAGAATTCCTACAAAGTTTTTTAAGCACTTGACCGGGACTGACGGCCTGTTCGAGATTCGAGTAGAATTTCAGAGCAACATTTACCGAATCTTTTGTTGTTTTGATGAGGGCAACCTAGTTGTGTTGTTCAATGGATTTCAGAAGAAATCCCGGAAGACACCAAAAAATGAAATAGATAAAGCGCTAATGATCAAGGACGAATATTTTGAACTAAAGAGTAAATCAAAATGA
- a CDS encoding alpha/beta hydrolase family protein, which yields MNATPHQLTASDGYQLSAALFKASTPSKALVVIASATGVPKPYYSKYAAYLAETGLFDALTFDYRGIGESLEGKITDCKAKMSDWGRLDLQAALSWGFGNYEKVFVIGHSVAGQVLPLAELSSRISAIWFIGSQCAANRLWDGMQRLLVDIFWKVSLPLTTKLLGYMPGIAVGGGPPLPKHVALEWRSWGLHPQGIWKDDKAVKAKFEALTMPIHFVGVHDDHMMAPPRAVKFLQAQYSNAQTTHEQLNPSDFGLKEIGHFGFFRSRFNDKLWHLPADFFRPYL from the coding sequence ATGAACGCTACTCCCCACCAGCTAACTGCCTCCGATGGTTACCAACTATCGGCAGCGCTGTTCAAAGCTTCGACTCCTTCTAAGGCCTTGGTGGTCATCGCCTCCGCCACAGGTGTGCCCAAGCCCTACTATAGCAAATACGCTGCCTACCTGGCCGAGACGGGCCTCTTCGATGCCCTCACGTTCGACTACCGGGGCATTGGCGAGTCTCTCGAAGGAAAGATCACCGATTGCAAGGCAAAGATGAGCGACTGGGGCCGACTCGACCTGCAGGCGGCGCTATCCTGGGGCTTTGGCAATTATGAAAAAGTCTTCGTGATCGGCCACAGCGTGGCGGGTCAGGTATTGCCGTTGGCTGAGCTTAGCTCCCGAATATCTGCTATCTGGTTCATTGGCTCGCAGTGTGCTGCCAACCGTTTGTGGGATGGTATGCAGAGGCTGCTGGTGGATATCTTCTGGAAAGTATCACTTCCACTGACAACCAAATTGCTGGGCTACATGCCCGGTATAGCCGTTGGTGGCGGCCCGCCATTGCCCAAACACGTGGCCCTGGAATGGAGGAGCTGGGGTTTGCATCCGCAGGGCATCTGGAAGGACGATAAGGCCGTGAAAGCAAAGTTCGAAGCACTCACTATGCCTATTCATTTTGTTGGCGTGCACGACGACCACATGATGGCGCCCCCAAGGGCTGTTAAGTTTTTGCAGGCCCAATACTCAAATGCCCAAACAACCCATGAACAATTGAATCCATCGGATTTTGGCTTGAAGGAGATCGGGCATTTTGGGTTTTTCAGAAGCCGGTTCAATGACAAGCTCTGGCACCTGCCAGCCGACTTTTTTCGGCCTTACCTTTAG